From Nicotiana tabacum cultivar K326 chromosome 15, ASM71507v2, whole genome shotgun sequence, the proteins below share one genomic window:
- the LOC107794466 gene encoding kunitz-type serine protease inhibitor DrTI-like yields the protein MKIIFLLFSLALVPLSALATCTTDTPNQLLRAVHDTDGYPLQVNTRYFVFSSCWGAGGGGVRLANIGDQEENACPTAVVQSRSDLDKGIAVYFKPKEPKHQQIVESSSLNINFYFDSNKCANLTVWKVDNYPIPRKYSTISTGAKLGNPLDVNSWFQIKPLGGSTYKLVFCPYGEEFTCQNVGITEENGYRRLVLTENAKAFVFIKHGGLGKAEA from the exons atgaagatcatcttcctcttgttttctcttgcattagTTCCCTTGTCAGCCTTGGCAACTTGCACCACTGATACTCcgaaccaattattgagggctgTACACGATACAGATGGTTATCCCCTACAAGTAAACACCAGGTACTTCGTATTTTCATCTTGTTGGGGAGCTGGCGGCGGTGGTGTACGGCTTGCTAATATCGGAGATCAAGAAGAAAACGCTTGTCCCACAGCAGTGGTGCAATCCCGCAGTGATCTCGACAAAG GTATAGCAGTCTACTTCAAACCTAAAGAGCCCAAACATCAGCAGATTGTGGAGTCTTCTTCGTTAAACATCAATTTCTATTTTGATAGTAATAAGTGTGCTAACCTAACAGTGTGGAAGGTAGACAACTACCCTATACCTCGAAAGTACAGCACAATAAGCACAGGTGCAAAGTTGGGAAATCCCCTGGATGTGAATAGCTGGTTTCAAATTAAGCCTCTTGGTGGCTCGACGTATAAGCTAGTGTTCTGTCCCTACGGAGAGGAGTTTACTTGCCAAAATGTAGGCATCACTGAGGAAAATGGATATAGGCGTTTGGTTCTCACAGAGAATGCAAAGGCCTTTGTGTTCATAAAGCATGGCGGATTAGGAAAGGCCGAAGCATGA